GTCGCAATGAGAAATCCCTTGCTTATGGAAATCTCATAATTTGAAGCCACACTCATTCCCGTTTCCCAGGCCAAAAGATCAGTTGGTATAATCGGATTACCACGAAACAGAAATACCAGATAATTTATAGTAGCAACAATATATACAAATATATCGCATAATAATATAGTGATCGTATAGTGTCTGATTATCGAGAATATCAGAAGATATAACGCATAGTACCAGGCCAGATTATAGATACTATATTTTCGATACATCTCCAGGTTGTAATTACCAACCATGATTTCCACCATGAGGAATGATATTACTGGGGATATCCACAATACAATGTAATTAATCCATTTCTTCTTAAGCCTTGACCACAATCTTGGATCTTCTAACTCGCCATACATAATGTCAAACTCCCTCAAGTCATCCTTTATTTGTAAATTATTACTTCTATCGACTTATTATATTCCAAAGGATGCTAAAAGTACAGTAATAAATATGTATCAGCTCATAGAATTATTAATCAGTATATTTCCAGTCTCCTAATTTCTCCAGTTTATCGAAAGTCTATATCAGATTAAATTCTTGTAATTTTCCATATTATCCCGGAGTTTGGTAGATATTCCACAAGGCTTCCCAGAGGATTTGTTCCAAAGTCCAGTACATACATGGCTCCGTCTGGACCAAACACCACATCCGTAGGCCATCCAAAGCCACCCTCCATCGTGATATTAGCAGGAAAACCAGAACGGTTAATGGCAAAAGTCGTTACCCCTCCTGTAGTTGGATCTATTCGTGATATTTTATGTCCTACACCGGGATTCCTCTCTGTTTGTCTGCTGGTTGGTGGCCATATACTACCAAATTCAGCCACATAAAAATCTCCAACTGCACCAAACTCTGCATTTCTATTGATATCAAATCCCATAATGGAAGAATTACTCGGGAAGCTTGCAAACGGAGCAGGGGGTACATTCGGATGGTTGGTCAATAGAAATTCTATGGGCTTTCCTCCCTCGGGAATAAACCTGGGTGAAGTCAGTGGTTCCTGTCCAGAGAAGTCCGGCCATCCGTACCATACACCGGGAATAATGTAATAGATATAATCCGATGCATTAGCAACCGGTCTGCTCCCCCTGTTATCATATCCCTGAACAGACGCAAACAGATGCCCATTGTGATTAAATTTTAACCGGACTGGATTTCGCAGCCCCCAAGCCACCATTTCCAGATTCGTACCGTCCAAATTACATCTCATAATACTACCGGAAGCTTTTACTACAGCCTTTCTTAACTCATACGGTCTGTTAGGAACACCATAGGGGGAAAATGCACCGGTACTAGCAACTTCATAAACTCCTTCTGATAGAAGCATATTATTGGATTGAAAATTCTGCCCATTTAGCATAATATAAGAACCGGGATAATCATGTAATAAAGCATAGTTATGTACCCATAGATTATCCGTACCTACCACACCGCTATTGGTAGCCGTTCCTAATCCAAAATATATCTTTCCATCTGTTCCGATTTCTACTTTACTATTGGGGAAATCACCATTGCTGGGTAATCCGGTAATGATATCTCTTCTGCTGCCACTCTCTTCTATGGCGGTAATCATTCCTTTATGAGATGCATAGATTATGCCATCGTGATAATTAACACCGTTGAGTGGTTCTAGGAAGTCATCGTCCACCACCTCAACATTATC
The nucleotide sequence above comes from Variimorphobacter saccharofermentans. Encoded proteins:
- a CDS encoding PQQ-dependent sugar dehydrogenase, with translation MGDYSDFNLRMKAMEQLGQEQPRFIDPSDIYVPPGYVVENFIQGLDGPVNMVFTDDGDILVAESGYFSGVARILRISNDNVEVVDDDFLEPLNGVNYHDGIIYASHKGMITAIEESGSRRDIITGLPSNGDFPNSKVEIGTDGKIYFGLGTATNSGVVGTDNLWVHNYALLHDYPGSYIMLNGQNFQSNNMLLSEGVYEVASTGAFSPYGVPNRPYELRKAVVKASGSIMRCNLDGTNLEMVAWGLRNPVRLKFNHNGHLFASVQGYDNRGSRPVANASDYIYYIIPGVWYGWPDFSGQEPLTSPRFIPEGGKPIEFLLTNHPNVPPAPFASFPSNSSIMGFDINRNAEFGAVGDFYVAEFGSIWPPTSRQTERNPGVGHKISRIDPTTGGVTTFAINRSGFPANITMEGGFGWPTDVVFGPDGAMYVLDFGTNPLGSLVEYLPNSGIIWKITRI